GATGTTGAATGGTTGATAAGACTTACCCAGCATCGAATGACCATTGAAGCAGGCGAAGTACTGCTGGGGCAACGCCCCAAAATCCTGCGAGACCCTTCGATTAAAGGAAGTCTGCAACTCATACCTGAAGCCTTGAAAATGAGGTTGCCTTCTCTGATGGATCGCGAGAGAACCCCACCTAATCCGGAGATGCCATGAAACGGTGGATTTGGTTGATATTGTTTCTGCTTATTGGCCTTCTAGGATTGCGCAGCGCCGTATTGTTTGTGGATGCTGCAGAATATGTATATGTCACCCAGTTTGGCAAACTGGTTAATACATATGATGGTGAGAATGAAGCAGGATTGCAGTTCAAATGGCCTTGGCCAATACAAAGCGCCCTGAGGTTGGATCGACGATTGCAGATTTTCGATATCCCCACGCAGGAATTCCTGATTCGAGATCGAGATACATCGGGCCAGGATAAGCCGCTCCCTTTAACCTTTGATGTTTTTGTCTGTTGGCGTATCGGCTCGCCAAGCCGACAGAATGATGCCGAGGCTGCGGATCGATTTGTCAGAAGTTTTGGAAGCATTATGAGGGCACAACAATACCTGAGGACCCAGATTGTCAGCCGACTGAAGGCAGAATTAGGTGGTATCTTTCTGCACGATCTCATCAATACCGAAGTAGAAAAACTGCAGATCACCAAATTGATGAATCGCGTCAGGTCTCAGCCTGGAAATACTGGCGAGATGAGCGAAAGCCTTGAGCAACAGGCCAACAAGGTTGGCATTCATCTGATGGACATCAAACTGCGAAGGTTCAATCATCCTTTGATGGTGCGAGATGACATTTACTCCAAAATTCGTGAAGAGCGTCGCCGCGAAGCGGAAATGTATCGCAACCAGGGAAATGAGCAGGCCGCACGATTGCGGGCAGAAGGGGATCTCGAAGCTCGTCGGATTCGTTCAGAAGCCGATGCCGCCAGAGTAAGGCTTGAAGGCCAGGCTGAAGCTGAATCAGTCAGACTCTTGAATCAGGCAGCGATGGCTCATCCAGAACTTTATGGCATCGTCAGATTGCTGAAAGGGTCTCAGAAAATGTTTGCTGATGACAAAACGCAACTTATTTTATCGCTTGACCATCCACTACTATCGATTTTCAAAAGCATTCCCCAGTTATCGACGAAACCAGAATCATTGGGGAACAAGAAATGAAGCGGCAAATTTCATGGCTATTGCTCCTGCTGCTCTTGACCTATGCAGCATCTGGGATTTATCAGGTTGCTCCAGGTGAATATGCCGTCGTGCGTCGATGCGGTCAGATACAGAAAGAGCAACGTGGGCCTGGATTGCATTGGGGTTTGCCCTGGGGATTTGATCAGGTCGAACGCGTTGCTGTGGATGAACAAAGGCAGCTTGTCCTGGGTTTTCAGGAAGATGCAGGTCCCGATGACAGTTTAGCCCCTTTGACACAGGCTACACCCACCGGGCAGGCCCTCACAGGTGATAATCAGATAGTTAATGTTCGGATCAGCGTTCATTATCACATCGACATAGATAATCTCGCTCGATTTGTTTTAATCAAGGAACAGTTGGAAGAATCGCTGACAAAGATTGCTGAAGCAAGCCTGACGGAATCGCTGGCAAGTGAAAAGATCGATCATGTGCTCATAGGCAGGTCGATCGGCCTCGAAAATCACTTGCGAAAGTTGATGATGACAAAGGTGAATCAATACCAGCTTGGATTGCTGATAGATAACGTCAATCTGGTCTATGCACGGCCTCCGAACGAACTCATAGAAGTATTTCATGACGTGAATCGAGCCAGATCGCAACGTGACATCGTTATGACCGAAGCACAATCGAAAAGGAACGCCGAAATCTCAGTGGCCAGGCAGGATGCTGATCGAGTGTCAGCAATTGCTCGATCCAATGCCCATGCGAGATTGTCACAAGCCAGATCGGAAGCGGATGCATTTCAAATGTTATTGAAGACATTTCCCAGGCAACATCAGGCGGCATCGTCGGCATTACTCCAGATGTACCTGAATGAAATGCAGCAGATATTAAGCAAAATGCAGGTTCGTACCCTGACCGATCAGGGAGTTGAGCAGGTCGTCATTGTGCCATTGCCAGCCCGCTGAAAATGTCTGAGCGTTAATGAGCATGCTTAACTTTCAATCCCAATTGATTCTGATACTTTTAAAGTTCAAACATTTCATTACTGCTGACAGTTGTTTACAATATGTAAATGAATTGGATCAAGTCACTTTTCACGCTCTGGATAAGCTTGTGCGCTTTGACAGCAGTCTTGTCGCGACAACCACCTCGTGAAGAAAAGCAGAATGCAGTTCGTCGTTCTGGCAGCCTTCAACAGGATGTGCCGCTAGACAAATTACCTGTTCCAACGAACGGGATGATTGTTGTCACACCTGATTTGAAAAGAGCACTTGATGCTCTGGGAGCAGGCAGTGTTGTATTGTCCGCTGAAAGATACAAGGAATTGATGTCGCGCCTAGATTCAGCAAAATCCGGAATGCAGCCACAGGAGATTCTGTTTTCCAGATGCAGCATTGTTGGTGAAGTCAGTATTAAAAGTGGTAGAGAATTGGCTGATCTGACTTTTGACCTTGAATTTCGCACGGATAGCCCTGACACCATCGTCGCGCTTCCTTTCAAAGGACTGAGATTAAGCGCAGCGAGCATTAACGGTGTACCCCCTCTTTGGGGGCCTGATCCGGAAAACATGTCCATACTTATCAGAGAAGCAATGGTATATCAATTGAAAATCTCAACCAGTATTCCCATCAGCCGCGTTGGACAGCAAAAACGCCTTATCCTGGAACGAGTTCCTGCTTCTGCTATAACATCATTGCAGTTGAAATTACAGGGGGCAGCATCACAACCTGAGGTAGCCGGATATGGCAGCATACAGGTTGCTGCAACGACTGATGGGAACTCTCTTCTCCAGGCACCGGCACTGGGGGTTCTATCCAAATTGGAACTCACTTGGCAGCCAAACACAACAACATCCGCTACACAGGCAAGCGTAATCGAAGGCGATTTCCGAATTCATATAGAAGAAACCAATGGAGTTATTGAAGCAAGACTGAAGCCCGTGCCATTTGCACCAATTCAATTACCCTGGAAAATACGATTGCCAGGAAATGCACAGAATGTTCGAGCTGAGTTGTTGCGCAACGAGGGAATGAACAGCGAACCTCTTCTTGCGACTGCTCAGAGAGACGGTACATTTCTGGTTACCAGTGCCTACCCTTTGGTAACAGCCGGATTCAGAGAAATGCTTGTGCGATGGAGGCAGGCATTGCCGGATGATGAATCCTCTGAGGTTGTGCTCCTTGGCAGTTGTCAGGTTATTGAGCCAATCGGACAACAACAGACTGGCACATTGTTGTTTAATATGCCTGATGATCCGGTAGCCTTGTTTAAACCACGACAACTGATTAGCCAGGAACGAAATTCGGCAGAACGTGAATCCCGTCGCCAACAGCGTTACCGTTACGAACAGCAACCGGCTGGCTTCGAGGTATTACCTGTTGCACGGCGTTTTGTTCGCGGGTTGGTTGATGCAAAAATTCGTCATGTGGTAACAGCCCAGCCTCAATCCTGGCTACTGAGCACTGAAATTGAAATCGCCAGCAATACCAGGTCTCAACTCAGTCGCATGGAATTGAGTTGGCCAAGCGGATGGAAGCTGAATCGTCGTATTTTGCTTTCACCGTTGATCAGGGACTTAGAACATGATGAAAAGAATAATAGAGTAAGACTCAGTATCGATAGTAAACCAACTTCCCCATTGATTATCAAACTGGAAGGCCAATCGACAAGTCTTGCTGATCACCTTATCGTGACGCTGCCGCAGGTGCTGTCTGCAGAATGCCTGGTTCATGAGCGTCTTCAATCTGCAGAACTATTGATTCAGAAAGAACAGCTGAAACTGGAAAGCATGAATTCAGAATTGCGTATCTCGCAGGTAGACCCGGCGTTACAGGCGGAAAAAGTTGAAGGAGTACTGAGCCAAAATCAGTTTCGCCTATTGCGGCATCCCGCTAGTCTGACCCTTACCAGGACTTTACTATTACCTCAATATAGCAGTCGTGCAGATGTGTACATCGGCGAAAAGGAATGCATTACACGACAGACATTCCAATTCTCAAACCAGGTGGACTTTCCCCGACAGATTCAGGCATTGATTCCACGTATTGCCAGATCAACACGGTGGTTTCAACAGTTTTCAGATGGAAGAAAGCGTGAACCTGTGACATTCAAATTCACAACAATTGATGACGATGCCATGCAATTGGCTCTCTTGGATTTGCCGACATATAGTGTGAAAGATGTCAAACTTGTCTGCGAAATGGAATCTTCAGCTGATCATCCTATTACAGTTCCATTAGTCCGATTTCACCCAGGACAGGCCAGCCTGCAAAATGTGGTATCAGTTAAGTCAGTTTGTGATACCGGAATCGCTGTATCTTTACCACCTGATTTGACAGGCTGGCTTTTGCAATCCGATGGAGATTACAACGTATACCAAGGCGATTCTCTAACTCCACTCCTGGTGCTCGAGAAAAAAACAGTGCCTGTCGTGGACAAACCGGTTCCGTTAGAGCGTCTGACAACTACCGCCATGCAGCAATCAGGAAGCTGGCTGCTGGAAACAACTTTTGAACTCGGTCCAGTCAATCAAACTCATCTGACTACCATCATGCCACTCTCATCCTCGAAATGGCATTTGCTTGGTTGGAAGTACAACAATGAGACAATGCCGTTAAATCAAATTACACTGGATGAAATGGAGAACAATAGCGGTATCAGGATTCACTTGCCTGTTTCAGCTCTTGGAAAACAGATTCGCGTTTCATTAACGTATGAAGTCGAAAGATCGCAATCCTACTTCTGGTGGCGATTGCCCGTCTTGCATTTCCCAGGCGACTCACGGCAGAATCTTGTACCTCACGACTGGTTTATTCAAGGAAATTCGAAAAGTTGGCTGTGGGCAAGTAATGCTGTCGTGGCAAACTGGTTTCAAACTACGGAGGCCTGGAAGCCTGTAAGTTCACAATCTTTGGCGAATCATGAGCATATAAGTGGGTATCACCTGAGCCATTCTGGATCTGAGCATTCGCTGTGGTTAGTAACCTTACCCCGTATGTATTCCCTGATATTGATGTCGCTATCAGTTTTGGTGTTATTTCAATTCATGCTTCGTCACTATGATTGGAAACAAAGATTTGTATTATTTTTGGCTTTTTTATGGTGTTGTATCTATGCCATAATGCCCAATCTGGCGCTCGCAATACTCTGGAGCAGTGTGCCTGGTGTTGTGGCATGTCTTTTACTGAATGGATGGAACAACTGGGTGAAATCGCGAAGTCATGGGCCTCGAGTGTTTCAGTCAACCGCGCAACGTACCGTAATCAGTACCAGACAATCATTATCGGCTAAACTGCCAAAGAGCGGTTATGATGCTCCTACTGTTTTAGCTTCTAAACCTCCAGTTGCTTCATAGATGCGTTTTAATGTGCGTTACATTTTCTGTATCGTGTTCGCGTTAGTCTGGTTACACCAGCTCGCCATAGGAGATGATGCCTCCTTACCTGGTATTCGCAAAGTCTGGCTTGATACCAATGATAGTCCGTTTAATGTCGGCTCTGACAGTTGGACCAATGTCTCGCTCAAGGAGTTTCAGCAGATACTGACAAAAGCAGAGCAGATTAACAACGCTGAGAAATTTCCTCCCTGGTTGATAAAAGCTCACTATGAAGTATCGATCAAAGATCAGATCTTGCAAGGCAAATCTCAGCTTTACTTCAACAATCCACATCCCATCAAAGCATGGACAAATCTCAGTCCATGGAGCCCATCGATCCTTCCGTACAAGAAAGAAAGCGGCTTAACACTACGCACAAGTGATACCGGGCAGAATGTTCGTGCGCTCATTGAGGTCGGACGAAACCAGTTGCTTGAAATGGATTTCAATTCTTTGGGTGAAGAACGTGCAGATGGAACCTATTTTCAGGTGCAGTTGCCAACCTGTACAATGACAACCATGCAAGTACGGTTGCCTGCTGGATATCGGCTCGATTGGCCAGGCAACGCCCAATATGTTACTGGCCCTTTTCAAAATCAAGGTTCCCCAATCAGACGTTGGAACCTGATAGTGGGAAGTCTATCAAAAAGAGAAATCCAACTGATTGTTCGAAAAGAAAAAGATCAGCAACAGCAGGGATGGTTTGAATCTCGACTTGATGCTGATTTTGTAGTTGGCCAGCGTGAAGTAATTGCAAATTATGAGTTTGAACTGCTTACATGGCATGAACGATTACGGACCATCTCT
Above is a genomic segment from Planctomycetia bacterium containing:
- a CDS encoding protease modulator HflK, producing MKRQISWLLLLLLLTYAASGIYQVAPGEYAVVRRCGQIQKEQRGPGLHWGLPWGFDQVERVAVDEQRQLVLGFQEDAGPDDSLAPLTQATPTGQALTGDNQIVNVRISVHYHIDIDNLARFVLIKEQLEESLTKIAEASLTESLASEKIDHVLIGRSIGLENHLRKLMMTKVNQYQLGLLIDNVNLVYARPPNELIEVFHDVNRARSQRDIVMTEAQSKRNAEISVARQDADRVSAIARSNAHARLSQARSEADAFQMLLKTFPRQHQAASSALLQMYLNEMQQILSKMQVRTLTDQGVEQVVIVPLPAR